Proteins found in one Mytilus edulis chromosome 2, xbMytEdul2.2, whole genome shotgun sequence genomic segment:
- the LOC139512103 gene encoding uncharacterized protein yields the protein MLDVLSHDIMRYEMLAEKETFDALTSVLQGEQSHDNVELHEIEVNRLNNDNNNNDEGDPTETHEQRDTGSSRFRSVSNEDTDEFLRKNVNKNTDYKTRSDVKTFYTWTQQVGEFRELQMIPFKELDAILARFYLGVRNKEGQEYESYLCLKNHLRLLALLTIVKVT from the exons ATGCTTGATGTTTTGTCTCATGACATAATGAGGTACGAAATGCTTGCAGAGAAGGAGACGTTCGACGCTCTTACCTCCGTCCTGCAAGGGGAACAATCCCATGACAATGTCGAGCTACATGAAATCGAAGTAAACCGCTTGAACAATGACAACAACAACAATGACGAAGGTGATCCGACGGAAACACACGAGCAGCGTGACACAGGAAGCAGTAGATTTAGATCAGTTTCCAATGAGGACACAGACGAATTTCTCaggaaaaatgtaaataaaaacacgGACTACAAAACAAGATCAGATGTTAAAACTTTCTACACCTGGACACAGCAAGTAGGAGAGTTTAGAGAGCTGCAGATGATTCCGTTTAAGGAACTAGATGCTATTTTAGCCCGGTTTTACTTAG GTGTAAGGAACAAAGAGGGACAGGAGTATGAGAGCTATCTATGTTTGAAAAACCATCTCAGGCTTCTAGCATTGTTAACAATAGTAAAAGTAACATGA